The Colletes latitarsis isolate SP2378_abdomen chromosome 1, iyColLati1, whole genome shotgun sequence genome has a segment encoding these proteins:
- the LOC143345558 gene encoding deoxycytidylate deaminase: MTENHTAVEITSERDVDNKSKSYINWDEYFMATAFLSAKRSKDPCTKVGACIVNNEKKIVGIGYNGMPTGCDDNEFPWTKDSSNPLETKYFYVCHAEVNAILNKNSSTDKNCTIYVGLFPCNECAKVIIQSGIKTVVYLSDKHAHKAETIAAKKMFDSAGVEYRQYIPKNQKIVIDFTEIDSNEMTQLPPTPIKSNI, from the exons atgacggaaaaccacacTGCCGTAGAAATTACTTCCGAACG CGACGTTGACAATAAAAGTAAGTCGTATATcaattgggatgaatattttatggcAACAGCCTTTTTATCTGCAAAACGCAGTAAGGATCCTTGTACTAAAGTTGGTGCATGCATAGTgaacaacgaaaaaaaaattgtaggtATTGGCTATAATGGAATGCCTACTGGTTGTGATGATAATGAATTTCCTTGGACAAAGGATAGTTCTAATCCCTTAGAAACGAAGTATTTTTATG TATGTCACGCAGAAGTTAATgctattttgaataaaaattccaGTACTGATAAAAATTGTACTATATATGTCGGCCTTTTTCCATGTAATGAATGTGCCAAAGTAATAATACAATCTGGTATAAAGACAGTTGTATACCTGTCAGACAAACATGCACATAAAGCTGAAACTATAGCTGCAAAGAAAATGTTTGATTCAGCTGGTGTTGAATATAG ACAATATATTCCGAAAAACCaaaaaattgtaattgactttACCGAAATTGATTCGAACGAAATGACTCAATTACCACCTACACCAATAAAAAGTAATATATGA
- the LOC143345081 gene encoding tetraspanin-11, translating to MNWNKFFTGGTNHEDDRHEDETETEDEDVTDSNGTVSTDKRPRFLGIRFHNSPYDRLSQRCIKPVFLTINAATFLAGIVGVVTSIWTLTDDKIMSRLMGHRFFLITILFVGLVGSLMSLCGIIGLIRKERKFLNVYATCCLLFLCVIFVSAILSFWIFEHITINIQKDMVTSMETYNSLLSSREAWDNTHRHLKCCGIKSSSDWAKYHVSIPKSCCTNSIEECIRMTDAVAFKTGCLRNAVLLLKSHVHAISISALLIFLIVLLSFLLAICILARMKERPSSHS from the exons ATGAACTGGAACAAGTTTTTTACCGGAGGAACAAATCACGAGGACGACAGACACGAAGATGAAACGGAAACGGAAGACGAGGATGTCACCGATAGCAATGGAACGGTCTCTACCGACAAAAGGCCACGCTTTCTTGGAATACGTTTCCACAATTCTCCGTACGATCGCCTGTCGCAGCGATGCATCAAACCTGTTTTTTTAACGATCAACGCGGCAACGTTC CTTGCAGGCATCGTCGGTGTTGTAACATCGATATGGACCCTTACTGACGATAAAATAATGTCAAGATTGATGGGCCACCGTTTCTTCCTGATAACTATACTGTTTGTTGGTCTCGTTGGGTCTTTGATGTCGTTGTGTGGAATTATTGGGTTAATTCGAAAAGAAAGGAAGTTTTTGAACGTC TACGCTACGTGTTGCTTGTTGTTTCTCTGCGTTATATTTGTTAGCGCTATATTGAGTTTCTGGATCTTCGAGCATATCACGATTAATATCCAGAAAGACATGGTTACTTCTATGGAAACTTATAATTCCCTTTTGTCGAGTAGAGAAGCTTGGGACAACACTCACAGACAC CTGAAATGTTGTGGAATTAAGTCATCGAGTGACTGGGCCAAGTATCATGTCAGCATTCCGAAAAGTTGCTGCACCAATTCCATCGAAGAA TGCATACGAATGACGGATGCTGTAGCATTCAAGACTGGATGTTTGAGAAACGCCGTGCTGTTACTCAAGTCACACGTTCACGCGATAAGCATATCGGCGCTCTTGATCTTCCTGATCGTA TTGCTAAGCTTCCTGCTAGCAATCTGCATCCTGGCTAGAATGAAGGAACGTCCGTCCAGCCATAGCTGA